One Bythopirellula goksoeyrii genomic window, GGTGAATTAGTAAAATCGTGCAGCCCATTCGTGCGACCGGCGATGAGAAACCACTTGCCATCATGTATGGCGGCAGAAAAGGAATGTAAAGTCGGCATGGCTGCTGTGCCAAAGGTCGTTTCCTGTAGCTCCAAGCGATAGGGAAGAGCAGAATTCACGAACACAGGAGAGAAAACTGCCGTTTGGTGTTGAGCCAAACTGCCTGCTGATCCGCAGAGTAATCCCCATAGCATCCCACACAATGCCAGTAATCGCTTAAGCACTTCAGGTCCTCTTCGCTCTCATTCCTAGCACTGCCACAATTGCCACTCCAATCAAGCCCAGACTTGCGGGCTCAGGAATGGCTGTCGATCTTTCGTAAGTAAATGGGCCGCCGCCCGCGCCACCCCATTCAGTAAACATGATATTGAGGTAGATATTGTCGCTGATCAAATGCAGAACTGCCGGTTGGTCTACTGTGTCCGGCGGGCCGCTCGGAGCACCACCGTTTGCTGTTTCCCAATCCTCAAAAACTAGTGCCGCCCAGTTAGTTGCCGTCAAATCAGTGGGTTGAGCAAGTGGATTGTTGAATGGGAATGCCCATTCTGTATCAGCGGGACTCAAACTGTTTGTGTAAAAATCTTCCGCCGCAATATTATAGATTCCCCGGCTGCTGTCTCGTGTGAGCCAGACATTGTCTGTAATGCGATCTTGATTGGCTGCCGACATGGGGTCCGCTCCTGATGCTTTGGAAAACGTGATATTGGGACCGGTCCAAATCGTTTGTCCATAGCATTTCAAACAGACGTTTAGAGTGGCAAAGGCAATCAATGGAACTAAAAAACTTCGAAACATCTAATACTCCGTAGGTCGTGACATAGTCAATTCAATAGGTGGGAAGATCTCAGGTGCATCAATAGTGTGGGGCACGATCAAAGTGCATCACCACAATTGCAGAAACCAATTCTGATGGAATGCCGCTAGCTAGAAACAATAAGAGGAGTCTGCATGAAAATCAGACTCACAAAACGGCATAAGAACTTGCACCAGAATTCAACAAAAAATGGAAACGTGAAAACAAGCAAGATAATACTGAAGTGGTAATGGGACTTCTTACCCTTTTCACAGCATATCTAACTCAAAATATAGAATATTTCCGCTTCACCGATGATACTGAGAGATCTAGGACATGTCAAACACTTGTGGCTTTGCAATCATCCGCTAAACTTCACATTCGCGACCATAATTCGCCTGCCTGAGCGGCTGCATCAGCACGAAGAGCTCGTTCGTCGCACGAAACGACCTCCCCCCCTCGCAAACACCAGCGCCCATCGATCATGACATCGCGGACGAATTCTGGCCCCAGTGCATAGAGAAAATGTCCTGCCAGATTGTCGGTCGTCAGCGGAGTAGCTGGGCGATAACCAGTGAGTACCAGATCGGCCGCGGCGCCCACACCTAAACTTCCCAGGGTGATTCCCAAGGCCCGAGAGGCCAACCGTGCCGATTCCGCCAGAAAGCCTAGCGACTTACCGAATGGCAAAGACAACTGAGCATCGTGACTCTTAAATTCCGCCACGCGTGCTTCTCGCCACATATCCGCCCCGATGCCATCGGTCCCCAACACTACCGGCATTGTCGCTGAAACGACTGGCGTATATCCGACTCCATTGTTCATATTCGAACTAGGATTGTGAGCTAAATGCAAATAGTCTTTATGCTCCCCCAATCTCGTAAATTCCTCCGCCGACAAATGCGTACCGTGCCCAAAGATAGTACCAGGAATCTCAAGGAGCCCCACCCGCTCGAACCGCTCCATCAATCCGCAACCAAATTTCTCCTGGGTAATCCGTTCATCACAGGGATCTTCAGCGATGTGGATATGCACCCCGGTATCCAACTCGCGAGCCAGCCGAACACAACCGACGAATGATTCCTCTTCTAAAGTAAAACTGGCATGTGCCCCCACCAGAACAGAGAATCGATGATTTTTCCTACTGCTCAATTCCCTTGCATACCGAGACGTCTCATCCAATCCTTCACGGGCTTCGGTGTCTCGGTTGCGGTCGGTCACTTCATAGCACAACACACCCCGACAACCCACTGAAGCAATTCCCGCCTCCAGTGCGGAGAGACTCCCCGCGATGCAGTTGGGGGAAGCATGGTGATCGACGAGCGTCGTCGTGCCGCAACGTAGAGCGGCCAGTGCTCCCACGGTGCCGCTAGCGGTGACGCTCTTGAAGTTATGTGCCCGATCAAGCCGCCACCAGATGAGTTCTAGTATCTCCAGAAAGTTGGTCGGCTGCCGTGGGGGCGCTGGCATGCCAGCAGCAAGAGATGAATAGAGATGTGTGTGCCCATTCACAAGCCCCGGCATCAACACGGCACCTCCGCAATCGACAATCTCATCGTCCTGTTGCAATGTGAGATTCCGCCCCACGGACGCAATCCGGCCATCGGATACGCGCAGATCCCCCTGTCGAACCATCGGTGGATCGAGCTCGACCAGCATCGCGTCGCGAAAAAGCGTCGACATTAGAGCAACTCCAGCACACCCGTTTGCCGATTGAAATCTTCGATCTGACGATCCCACTCCGTCGCCTGCTCGAAAGTCTTCTGCCAAAACTCGGGATCCCACAACTCACGGAGTTCCTCGGCACTACGCCCCTGCTGCTCGACCCAAGTGAAATACTTAAAGTTGTGCAATGCCTTGCGATCCTGATAAGTCAATTCACGAACATAGTCGGTCGCTATCCCTTCAAGATACCGCTCACGATCCAAAGCAGCCCGCTCTGCCGTGTAGGCACCACACTCTTCGGTGAGTTCCTCAAGTCGACTTGAGTACAGCCCTGCCGAGTCAGTCAAGCACGTAAAGATGACGTCTTTGCCTGTCATGTCAAAGTGCTTGGCAGTCTTGATCGCAGCCACCAGATTACAAATCCCCGAAATGCCGACTTGTGGTAATTTCTCGATGAAGTCCCCTGATAGGTCTTTTTGTAAGACCTGTTGGCCCGCATCTTCATTGAACAACCGCATGAGCGACATGCACTGCTGATCGTCAATCGCGGCGATCATGTCGGTGTTGCGAACATTGTGAATCCACGGCACGTGCTTGTCGCCGATTCCCTCGATGCGATGTCCTCCGAACCCAAACTGGTAGAGCGTCGGACATTGCTGGGCCTCGGTCGCCACCACCCGCATCTCCGGATGAAGCGTACGAAGCATATCCCCGGCGGCAATTGTACCCGCGCTCCCTGTGGCAGACACATAGCCCGCCAGACGCCCCCCATTGGCAACCCGCTCAAACACTTCCTGAATCGCCGCAGCTGTCACATGATAATGCCAACAGGCGTTGCCAAATTCCTCGAACTGATTGAAGATCACGCAGTCGGGCCGTGTGCGGCGAATCTCCCAGCACTTGTCATAGATTTCCTTCACGTTCGATTCACAACCCGGCGTGGCGATCACCTCGGCCCCAATCTCCTTGAGCCACTCAAACCGTTCGCGGCTCATCCCCTCGGGCAGAATCGCCACGGCCGTGCAGCCCAACAACGCCGAATCAAATGCCCCGCCGCGACAATAATTCCCCGTGCTGGGCCAGACCGCCTTTTGCTTTGTCGGATCAAACTCTCCGCTGACAACGCGGGGAATTAAGCACCCATAGGCCGCCCCCACTTTGTGCGCTCCGGTAGGAAAATACTTCCCCACCAACCCAATGATCCGCGTGTCGACGCCAGTCAAAGCCGAAGGAAACTCGACCCAGTTCCCTTCATTGAAGAGTCCTCCCTTGTCGACCGGTTCGTTCTTCCAAGTAATTCGAAACAAGTTCGCAGGATCGACGTCCCACAGACCCACTTCGCGGAGTCGGCTGGTGATCTTCTCAGGAATCTTCGTCGGATCACGCATCTGGGCAAACGTCGGCAACAAAATCCGCCGCTCCCGAAACCGTTCGATCGTCCGCTCTAATACTTTTTTATTGACTTGCATCTCATAACCTTGGATCCAGTAACACCTAGGACGAGCTGATAGTGGTAGCGCGTCCTCTTATAAAAATCAAGTTGGCTTCTTGCAGAGTCGCAGATTCACAGAGGGATACCTGATTCTCTCTGCGTCTCTGTGTCTCTGCGAGAGATCACTTCTTTCTACATTGCATTTTCCACCGCCGCTTCGACCGAGGTCAGGTCGGGTTTGATACTCAGAGGTTCTCCTCCAGCCCGAATCGAACTGCGGATGTCTTTCAGTCCGCTCCCAGTAATCATCACTAGCACTGACTCATGGGGTTCAATGATTTTAGCATCGACCGCCTCGACCACTCCTGCCAATGCCGCCGCGGCCGCCGGTTCGGCAAACACTCCGTGCCGACCTGCAAGCCGAATAGCCGCCAAAATCTGTTCGTCGCTTACGCAAACTACGCGCCCGTGCGCAGAGTCGAGTGCATTGACCGCTTTACGCCAGTTCCGCGGCACTTGCACATCGATGCTGTCAGCCATGGTCGTCCCTTCACCAGGCTCGGGAAGAACACCATGCTCCAAAGCATAAGGAATCGGGGCAACCTCTTTGGCTTGCACACCTAACAAGCGAGGCAAACGGTCGATCATTCCCAGTGCATGCATTTCGGAGAGTCCTTTCCAAATGCCAGCAATCGTGCAGCCATCACCTATGCTCACCGCCACCCAATCCGGCACGCCACCATACGCGGCCACTTGCTCGGCGATCTCAAGCCCGGCTGTCTTTTTCCCTTCCACCAACACAGGGTTAATCGCGCAGTTGCGATTGTACCAACCAAATTGCTCGCAAGCTGAGGAGCAAAGCTGGTACGCCTGATCGTAGGACCCCTCGACAGAGAACACTCTCGCCCCGAAGACCAAGAGCTGCGCGAGCTTCGGCTCGGGAGCTGTATGAGGGACAAAGATGTTCGCCTCGATCCCGGCCAATGCCGCATGACAAGCCAGGCTCGTGGCGGCGTTGCCTGTTGACGCACAGGCGATCGCATTCGCACCAACTTCCATTGCATGGGCCACGCCTACCGAACTTGCCCGATCCTTGAACGATGCCGACGGATTGCGCCCTTCGTCCTTCAAGAGCACACGTTCCAAATCAAGTTCTGTGGCCAGTCGCTCGGCATCAACAATCGGCGTCCATCCAACTTGCCAATCCGTCCGCAATGAAGTTTCTTTCAGCGGCAACAACTCCGCATAGCGCCAATGGTTGTGCTCACGCTTCGAGAGTGGCTTATCGAGCCAAGAGTCGCGCACCGCTTCTAGATCGTAGCGAAAATCCAGGATTCCTTCTGCCGGTCCACACGTGGGGCATGTCATCCAGACATTTGGCGCATCCGCAGACTGCGGAAAGTACTCAGCACCGCAATTTACGCAAACCAACTTTTCAATCATCGCAGTCCTTCCCACACCGACTCACACGCAAACTTTCAAGTTTGCACTCTAACTCACCACCAATCGAGAAGCTAGTACCACGTGAATCTCTGAGTTAGAATCGAGGGGAGTACTCCTGCGGATTCTACTTACTGTTTACAGCTAAGCCCCATGGTCGATCTCTATTGCACACCGTTTGTCGAACTCGTCGACCGCATGCGACTGGAGTATGCAAACCGCGCGTCGATATTCGACCTGCCACGGCGAAAGTGGTTTGTCCCTGCCGCCGATGACGATACGGATCTTTCGGTGCGCTTCCATGGCCAGCTGGCTGGTAACCCCCTCGGCCCAGCATCGGGGCCACAGACCCAAATGGCCCAGAATCTGGTTCTCTCCTGGCTCGCCGGTTCGCGGATCATGGAACTTAAGACCGTGCAGGTCAATGACGCACTAGAGATTGCCAGGCCTTGCATCGATGCCACCAACGTTGGCTACAACATCGAATGGTCCCAGGAACTCAAGGTCCATGAGTCGCTCGATCAATATGTCCAAGGCGCGATGCTCATCCACATGCTCCGCCATGCACCTGAGGAGTTTGGCAATCCGTGTGGGGCGACCGACATGGCGGGCGCGATTGGTGAGACCGTTTTCGACATGTCCGTCGGCTACGATTTGGCTGGCATTCAAACCGAAAAGGTGGTGAATTTCATTCGCGGCATGATGGATGCCACCGAGAGTGTCAATCGCCTCCGCGATCAATTGCCCCATCGTTTGCGCGCCCTGCGAGACCTCGACTACCCCACCAATTTAAGCCGCAGTATCACACTCTCCACATTCCACGGTTGCCCCGCCGATGAGATTGAAAAGATCTGCGAGTTTCTTCTCACTGAAATCGGCACCGATGTGATCGTGAAGATGAACCCCCCCATGCTGGGCAAAGAACGGCTCGAACATTTGCTCTACGACGTGATGGGCTACACAGAAATCACCGTCCATCCACATGCCTACTCGAGTGGTTTGCTGTATGACGAGTCCATCGCTATGTGCAGTCGTTTGGCGAAGATTGCAGCAGAGCGCGACCTCGGCCTCGGGGCAAAATTTTCTAACACGTTGGAAGTCACCAACCATCGCGATTTCTTTCCCGAGAAGGAAGAGGTGATGTACCTCTCCGGCCTGCCACTGCATGTAATCACACTCACCCTTGCCCATGAGTTCCGCAAGACCGTAGGGCATGCGATGCCGATCTCTTTCTCGGCGGGCATCGATCGCAAGAATGCCCACCAGGCAATCGCCTGTGGATTCATCCCCATCACCACCTGCACCGATCTCTTAAAGGTTGGAGGCTACGGCCGCTTGCCAGCTTATTTCCAGGACCTTCGCAAGGAGATGGACAAGTGCAACGCCAAGACGCTCGACGACTACCTGCTCGACTGCAGAGGCAACCGCGATGCCGCCGGAGGCGATCCAGTACTTGCCGGTTTCCTAAACATGGAAGCAATCGTCGCTGAGACGCAGGCCGACCCTCGCTACTACGCCGAGCAAAATCGCACCATCCCCAAGAAAATCGACTCGCACTTGACGACGTTCGATTGCATCACCTGCGACAAGTGCATCCCGGTGTGCCCCAACGATGCGAATTTCACTTATGCCGTTGAGGCGGTCGACATCACCTACCGTGACCTACAAGTGCACCCTGACAGTACGCTGGTCGAAATCGGCGACGAAAAAC contains:
- a CDS encoding PEP-CTERM sorting domain-containing protein, translated to MFRSFLVPLIAFATLNVCLKCYGQTIWTGPNITFSKASGADPMSAANQDRITDNVWLTRDSSRGIYNIAAEDFYTNSLSPADTEWAFPFNNPLAQPTDLTATNWAALVFEDWETANGGAPSGPPDTVDQPAVLHLISDNIYLNIMFTEWGGAGGGPFTYERSTAIPEPASLGLIGVAIVAVLGMRAKRT
- a CDS encoding amidohydrolase family protein, whose product is MSTLFRDAMLVELDPPMVRQGDLRVSDGRIASVGRNLTLQQDDEIVDCGGAVLMPGLVNGHTHLYSSLAAGMPAPPRQPTNFLEILELIWWRLDRAHNFKSVTASGTVGALAALRCGTTTLVDHHASPNCIAGSLSALEAGIASVGCRGVLCYEVTDRNRDTEAREGLDETSRYARELSSRKNHRFSVLVGAHASFTLEEESFVGCVRLARELDTGVHIHIAEDPCDERITQEKFGCGLMERFERVGLLEIPGTIFGHGTHLSAEEFTRLGEHKDYLHLAHNPSSNMNNGVGYTPVVSATMPVVLGTDGIGADMWREARVAEFKSHDAQLSLPFGKSLGFLAESARLASRALGITLGSLGVGAAADLVLTGYRPATPLTTDNLAGHFLYALGPEFVRDVMIDGRWCLRGGEVVSCDERALRADAAAQAGELWSRM
- a CDS encoding pyridoxal-phosphate dependent enzyme gives rise to the protein MQVNKKVLERTIERFRERRILLPTFAQMRDPTKIPEKITSRLREVGLWDVDPANLFRITWKNEPVDKGGLFNEGNWVEFPSALTGVDTRIIGLVGKYFPTGAHKVGAAYGCLIPRVVSGEFDPTKQKAVWPSTGNYCRGGAFDSALLGCTAVAILPEGMSRERFEWLKEIGAEVIATPGCESNVKEIYDKCWEIRRTRPDCVIFNQFEEFGNACWHYHVTAAAIQEVFERVANGGRLAGYVSATGSAGTIAAGDMLRTLHPEMRVVATEAQQCPTLYQFGFGGHRIEGIGDKHVPWIHNVRNTDMIAAIDDQQCMSLMRLFNEDAGQQVLQKDLSGDFIEKLPQVGISGICNLVAAIKTAKHFDMTGKDVIFTCLTDSAGLYSSRLEELTEECGAYTAERAALDRERYLEGIATDYVRELTYQDRKALHNFKYFTWVEQQGRSAEELRELWDPEFWQKTFEQATEWDRQIEDFNRQTGVLELL
- the thrC gene encoding threonine synthase — encoded protein: MIEKLVCVNCGAEYFPQSADAPNVWMTCPTCGPAEGILDFRYDLEAVRDSWLDKPLSKREHNHWRYAELLPLKETSLRTDWQVGWTPIVDAERLATELDLERVLLKDEGRNPSASFKDRASSVGVAHAMEVGANAIACASTGNAATSLACHAALAGIEANIFVPHTAPEPKLAQLLVFGARVFSVEGSYDQAYQLCSSACEQFGWYNRNCAINPVLVEGKKTAGLEIAEQVAAYGGVPDWVAVSIGDGCTIAGIWKGLSEMHALGMIDRLPRLLGVQAKEVAPIPYALEHGVLPEPGEGTTMADSIDVQVPRNWRKAVNALDSAHGRVVCVSDEQILAAIRLAGRHGVFAEPAAAAALAGVVEAVDAKIIEPHESVLVMITGSGLKDIRSSIRAGGEPLSIKPDLTSVEAAVENAM
- a CDS encoding 4Fe-4S dicluster domain-containing protein, translated to MVDLYCTPFVELVDRMRLEYANRASIFDLPRRKWFVPAADDDTDLSVRFHGQLAGNPLGPASGPQTQMAQNLVLSWLAGSRIMELKTVQVNDALEIARPCIDATNVGYNIEWSQELKVHESLDQYVQGAMLIHMLRHAPEEFGNPCGATDMAGAIGETVFDMSVGYDLAGIQTEKVVNFIRGMMDATESVNRLRDQLPHRLRALRDLDYPTNLSRSITLSTFHGCPADEIEKICEFLLTEIGTDVIVKMNPPMLGKERLEHLLYDVMGYTEITVHPHAYSSGLLYDESIAMCSRLAKIAAERDLGLGAKFSNTLEVTNHRDFFPEKEEVMYLSGLPLHVITLTLAHEFRKTVGHAMPISFSAGIDRKNAHQAIACGFIPITTCTDLLKVGGYGRLPAYFQDLRKEMDKCNAKTLDDYLLDCRGNRDAAGGDPVLAGFLNMEAIVAETQADPRYYAEQNRTIPKKIDSHLTTFDCITCDKCIPVCPNDANFTYAVEAVDITYRDLQVHPDSTLVEIGDEKPFRVEKAEQIANFADYCNHCGNCDTFCPEYDGPYLMKPSFFGSREAFEAGAPHDGFYLEHENGKLSLQARINGDKYRLTQTNDCYLYNDATITLASSRGEFTLAADTNPPTKPHTINMGRFHALATLLNGITSDNKIHAVNTPLVAERR